TTTCTTCCACCAGAAAGATACTCTCCTTTTCCTAAGAAAACATAACTTCCAAGATCTATAGTTTTTGCAAGTTCTGAGAGAACAGGTTCACTAACAAGATACGCCCTTATCTGAGACAGTTCTCCTTCGGTCTTGTTAGGATACCGTTTTATAAGTTCCTCACTAACAATAAGTCCTATTACAGCATCACCCAAAAACTCTAAAACTTCGTAGTTTTCTTCCTTATCCTTTTCAAAAGCAAACGATTTATGGGTTAGAGCTTTAACAACAAGTTCCTTGTCCTTAAAAGAATAACCTATCTTTTCTTCTAAACTATCAATATCCTTTCTTCTCAAGCTTAGACCCTCTTTAGGACAAGGCAAGCGTTAGTTCCACCAAATCCGAAAGAGTTTTTAAGAACATAGTTTACTTCCATCTTGACTGCTTCATTTGGCACATAGTCCAAATCACACTCAGGATCAGGTTCTTCGTAGTTAATGGTTGGAGGAATTATTCCCGTTGTTAACGTTAGAACAGCAGAAACCACTTCCACTCCACCGGCAGCTCCAAGGAGGTGTCCTATCATAGACTTTATACTGCTTATTTTTAGTTTATAGGCATGTTCTCCGAAAACACTTTTTATGGCGAGAGTTTCAAAAAGGTCATTAAACTTTGTGGATGTTCCGTGGGCATTTATATAGTCTATCTTATCAGGAGTAATTCCCGCATCTTTTATAGCATTTTTCATAGCTCTTGCTGCTCCCTCACCGTTTGGAGCAGGAGCTGTCATATGGTAAGCATCTCCGCTTGTTCCATATCCGACAACTTCTGCAAGGATTTTTGCCCCTCTTTTTTTAGCGTGCTCGTATTCCTCTAAAACAACTACTCCCGCACCTTCTCCCATTACAAAACCGTCTCTATTTTTTTCAAAAGGACGGCTCGCTTTTTCTGGTTCATCGTTTCTTGTAGAAAGTGCCCTCGCTGCA
This window of the Desulfurobacteriaceae bacterium genome carries:
- a CDS encoding ribonuclease III domain-containing protein → MRRKDIDSLEEKIGYSFKDKELVVKALTHKSFAFEKDKEENYEVLEFLGDAVIGLIVSEELIKRYPNKTEGELSQIRAYLVSEPVLSELAKTIDLGSYVFLGKGEYLSGGRKKASILCDVFESLF
- the fabF gene encoding beta-ketoacyl-ACP synthase II yields the protein RKTDPFIQYAMGAAVQAVKDSGLDNADVDPERVGVLIGSGIGGIYTVEEQHKILLNKGAKRVSPFCVPMEIINMASGLVSIRFGFKGPNISVVTACATGTHAIGEAFRTIKYGDADVMVAGGAEAAITPLSVAGFAAARALSTRNDEPEKASRPFEKNRDGFVMGEGAGVVVLEEYEHAKKRGAKILAEVVGYGTSGDAYHMTAPAPNGEGAARAMKNAIKDAGITPDKIDYINAHGTSTKFNDLFETLAIKSVFGEHAYKLKISSIKSMIGHLLGAAGGVEVVSAVLTLTTGIIPPTINYEEPDPECDLDYVPNEAVKMEVNYVLKNSFGFGGTNACLVLKRV